Proteins from a genomic interval of Trichoderma breve strain T069 chromosome 2, whole genome shotgun sequence:
- a CDS encoding membrane-associating domain-containing protein — protein sequence MALGMITIIHIVLAILVIIELGITGYLVNVTSGFGYSSPATYAFMLFNSIWSLLILVYLAVTPLYVARFYHALVAFVLLVITTIFWFAGAIAMAAFIGVPACHGNTFCQTSQAGVAFGFFLWAGFLGLTILEGLTTLRGHARADKTTPSNV from the exons ATGGCTCTCGGAATGATTACCATTATCCACATCGTGCTTGCCATCCTCGTCATTATCGAGCTCGGCATCACAGGCTATC TTGTTAATGTCACTTCTGGCTTTGGTTATTCGTCGCCCGCCACCTATGCGTTTATGCTGTTCAACTCCATCTGGAGCTTGTTGATCCTCGTCTACCTGGCCGTCACGCCACTTTACGTTGCTCGCTTCTACCATGCTCTTGTAGCGTTTGTCCTCTTGGTCATTACGACTATCTTCTGGTTTGCCGGTGCgatcgccatggctgcctTTATTGGAGTCCCCGCGTGCCACGGAAACACCTTTTGCCAGACGTCGCAGGCCGGAGTCGCGTTCGGATTCTTCTTGTGGGCAGGATTCTTGGGCCTCACGATTCTCGAGGGCTTGACTACCTTGAGGGGCCACGCACGTGCTGATAAGACGACTCCCTCAAATGTCTAG